A stretch of DNA from Takifugu flavidus isolate HTHZ2018 chromosome 13, ASM371156v2, whole genome shotgun sequence:
CTTGTTTAAGGGTGCCGCCAAGTCTCTGTTATTTCCATGGAGgtaattttctccttttttgttcAACATCTAAATGTAGCCTTTGATTTTAGAGCATTGACGTCCAACAGGAGAAAccagaaacacatgaaaatTCATTAGCTTACGCAGGGAGACGGATCAAAATGAGGCTCAGAGGTCTTAACGACTGGTCCAACATCTGAACATGGTCCTGATGAGATGATGGTGGGATGTCCTcccagagctggaagagagaacAATAGGTGGGGCAGTCTGTCACAGAAATGTGTTCTTCATCCAGCAACTGTAGATACTCAAACTGAACCCTCACTGGCTCCCTCATGGACAGTTTGGACAGAATCATTACATGTGACCTGCTGGAGGATGTCTGTAGTGGACTTGTCCATCTTCTGGTGGACTGGCCCATCTCCTGGTGGACTGACCTATCTCCTGGTAGACTGGTCCGTCTCCTAGTGGATTGGTCTGTCTCCTAGTGTACTGGTTTGTCTCCTGGTATACTGGTCCATCTCCTGGTGTACTGGTCTATCTCCACATTGTTGTGTGGGCTGCAGAAACCTCATGCTGCCCCTGGTGTTGAGGGCGAAATGGCCTGTGTCCACCACCTTCAGATCCACGTGGTTGATCTAGGTTGTCTTGATAGTTGCCTttctttcagctgctgcctggctcaTTTGTACATCAGCAGGTGAAGCTGTTGTCTGGAAATGGACATTTTCAGATCCTGGAcatttgtttgatgtgtttatAAAAAGTAAACGAGTGTCACATTTCTTTTGTAGTTTAATTTTGGGTCAAATCTGTGTCTGACGTGTCTCTGAGGTTTTTCTCTCTCTAGTTTATGTTTGTTGTCACTGGTCCGCGTCTGTGGTTATACTGGTCACACCTGGCTGGCGTTGGTTTCCATCGTGGCTCTTTGTCCTGGTCCCCATttgatgttctttttttcaGAAAGCATGCCTTCTGCTCATCTCTGTCCTTCCCTCTCCTACCTATCACTGATCATGGATCTGCTCCCGCTGCAGGTGAGCCATACAGGAATGccctcattcatttacaagcaGAGCACTGTGGTTGGCTCACAGGCGGAGCACTCTGGGATGAGGACCTATTACTTCAGCGCCGATACCCAGGAGGACATGAACACATGGCTTAAGGCCATGAACGAAGCAGCGAAGATGCAGAACCGCAATGAGGCGACAATCAAGTGAGGACACACACTCTACCAGGGTAGAACTTTGGTCAGATTTTGATTTTGGATGTTCTTTTTCCAGCAGATCGTCGAACACCTTTGGCAGGCCCAACATGCTATCGCAGCACGCTGTCCCGCAGACCAACCATGTCAGCGCCAACACCATCAACACCCCACACTTGGAAAACACCAGACCCATCCATGAGGTTCTACTGGAGCCCATACAGCACGACAAAGTGGACTGCTGTAGCCTCCGCAAAGACTCTCCTGTGGCTGACATGTTTGAACAGCCCAGTGTCACCCTGGAAATGGACACCCACCTGTCCCTACCTACCACCTCTACACAGTCAGCCTTCCAACAGACCGACAGTTTATCCGTCTCGGCGCCTGTGTCGAGGATCCCGTCTCGGGCACCTTCTCGTGGTGCCTCTACACTGCCCTCTGGTGTTTGCTTGAGGAACGGCTTGGTGTCTGCGCCCAGCCCCATCCTGGAGCCCAATGGCATCGCAGCAGGGACCTATCAGAGGGGTCCCAATCTGGCCCCTGCTGactgtcagcagcagctgaagaggagAAGCACCCTGGACCAGGTGGAGCAATGGATCCAGGTCCAGAAGGCTGACAGCAGAGGGTGGTGCTCCTTCtttcatttgacatttttcatAGTTTTGAACAGATTTACAGTTTTcacaataaatattttgtaGTTCAAGAAGAATATATGTTTAAACAGTCTCTGCCTCTTACCCCATCTAGTGACAACACCCTCCCTCGTCGTACGCCACCAACGCAGCACAAGTTCACCACTCTGGACACATACCAAACTCCTCCGAGAACCCCTCGGCAGAGCCCCCCTCCTGCTAGACTCGGTGAGTACAAGTACGCCCAGGACCGCCTCAGCCATTTCCGCCTCACACCTGAACAGGGCGCCAGCGGCTCTAACACCGTCCTGCAGCTGTATGAGTGGCAGCAGCGTCATCAGTTCCGTCACGGAAGCCCCACGGCACCGCTCTATACTCCGGCGCCAGAGTACCCATTTGGACCCCGTCCTCCCGCCACcgtgcccccctcctcctcagccccTCGAATTGAAGGACAACCGCGCTGTGTTTCGGTACCGCCTTCCTCTGCAGACCACCCCCCGCCGGGACCTCCACCTGGGACCAGAACGCTCTCGCCCACCCGCAGGCCACACACCCCTGCTGAACGGCTGACGGTTCGGCCGGTGGAGGAGCGGACGGTGGTGGACCTGCCTTTCACTGTCTCACCCCGCAGGAGCAAATCTCAGCTGCTGAAGGTAAAATATGGATGACGGATTATTAAAGATTACTAAAGAATGGACAACTTTCTTTTACAGGGAAGGACACATTCTCTTCATCCATCCTCCTGTCCTTCCAtccacctgtctctctgccCCCATCTCTCTGTCCACCAGTCTCTCTTTCCCCCCATATCTGTCCACCTATCTCTTTGTCCACCTATCTCTCTGCCCCCCATCTCTCATTccacccacctctctctctccccacccGCGTCTCTCCACCCGTCTCTCTctatctgcctgtctctctgtccacctgtcttTCTGTCCACCCATGTCTCTGtccacccgtctctctgtcctcgtgtctgtctgtccacccgTCTTTCTCTACCTGCCTCTCTGTCCATGCATCTCTCTATCTACCTGTCTTTCTCCACCCGTGTCTCTGTCCATTCCTCTCtccccacctgtgtctctgtccaccGGTctctctgtccacctgtctgtctgttcacCCATCTCTCTGTCTACCTGTCTCTTCAGGGTATCTTTTCTCAGAGTCTCCGGGATGACTCATGTCTAGATCCCCACCCACTCTTCGTCCAACAGATGATAACTGTTTTTATCAAGGTTGTGTAAAAGCTTCTGTTGGTGAAAACAATTCTGGCCAATGGTGATGTGGACTCGCTGTGTGTTGAAGCTCCTCCCACTGAGACCTGTCTGTTTTCAGGCCACGACGCTTGAGAGACACTCGATGCCATCTGGTTACATCACACACACCGTCAGTGCTCCCAGCCTCCATGGTAAAACGGTACGTCAGCACTGAACCACCCGAAGGCTGAAATCTGCTTTGGGGCGTATGCGTAAACCTCTTCAGGCGTCAGTCGGAGCAGAGGCTTTTGTGTGAATGGACCCTTGCAGGACGTTTCCTGTGCTGCTTCACTCTCTCATCAGCTCGCTCTCATCCTCTTGAGTTGACTTGATCATCTTTGTATCTGCCTGGTTTTGATTCGCACCTTCTGGTGCCTCACAGCCGGAGGAGCTGACCCTGCTGCTCATTCAGTTGCGGCGCCATCGGGCCAAGATGGCCTCTGCACGGCAGGAAATGTTAGCCCAGCTGGGGAAGTTTGACCCCACCGAAGAACCTTACCACCATGTTCCCAGCGACACCACTGCTAGCAGCCCCTTCCTCTGCTCCGCCCCTTCTTCTGTGTCCCATCTCAGCCGGCTGGGCCCATCTTCTCCCCTTCGATCTTTTAACACCAAGGTGGGGGCCTGCCTCTCCGCCCACTGCTCATTTTATCATTGGTTGATTGAGGTTGCCACTCAGTTTTAAACATGTATTCCAGTAAGATGGTTAAATTAGATGACTTTTAAGACATTGTTCTTGGTTCTCTGAGAATAAACCCCACAATAATTCTGGTTctgtgtgacagcgcccccttcaggagcactttaaacatttctgAACTCTGAGGTCATCATCCAGCATCTCTGGGTGTTTACACTCACTGAATGTTTTCACTATGGGAGCCAatgaggttctctcaagctcgccacttcctgttgagccTTTACTCCGGTATGGAGTCAAACTTCTACCCAAAAGCATGGGTGAACCAGTGGCAACCTCCAGCCATCAGTCTCCGTCTTCCTGTGGTTTTGTCCGTCTGTGAGCCCGGCTGCCAACATAGAACCACCAGCCTTTCTTCatgtgctgttgttgctgttccGTTTCCCTCTCGTGCTAAACGCCATCTGCAGGAATGAGGCGCACGGCCACCTGTGGGTGTGTTGCTCGATTTAGTCTTCTGATTGGTGAATCTGAGTCTGCTTTCTGTCATGTGAGCTGAATTACGGCTCTAAGAAGATGATGGACTGTCACTGTTTCTATGCGACTGCTGGTTCTGATGCATGTTGGCGTTAAGCTTGAGGATGTTTCTGTCCTCTTGCAGGCTGATGACACCTACATGCAGCTGAAGAAGGACTTGGAGTATCTCGACCTGAAGGTGAGACTTCAGTTTGTCTTGCCGGTGTCTCACCATTGTCTCACTGCTGCTGGACTGTAGAATTAACAGAGATGTTCTCACACACTAAAAACCAAACAACCGCTGATTTCTAACTGCggctctcttcttctgttgaCTCTGACTCTTAGATCAGAGCTCTAGAGCCCCTGATCGTGGTGGTTCACAGTTTGCTACTGCACTGCACTGCTGGGCCTCTCAGGCCTGTCATGAATGTAAGCCGCatgtgtgcgtacgtgcgtgtcCCCTGAATGTTACAGATAACGTGTAGCACATCTGTGGTCATGCACGTGGCTCAGACTGCATGTGTGTTGTCTGTATGAGTTCTGGAAAATCATCCCATTTCTTCCAGCACGGCAGTAAAGACAGTCTTATCTCCATGGCAATGCTGATGTTCATGGGGGGCTCGGCAGTGCATGTGTAGTGGCTGTAGTCAGGTGGTTGAAAAGCCAGCAGCTTCTACCATTGTCTCTGAAACGCTGCACCAAGAACATGACATCACCTTTAAAAGTTCAAGCCGCTGAAATCTGAATTTGTCACTGTGACTCTGGCCTTTGACTTGCCCTCAGACCTGACCTTTGCCTTGTCTTCAGACCTCTGACCTAACCTTTGACTTGacctctgctgcaccaggaagagaaaacagtTGTGTTCAGAGGAGACGTCAGACCAGAACTCTGAAGTCCATTTGTCCTCGTGTCCATTACCATTTCATTCTTTATGGCACTGGCTGAGTTTCTGTGCCAAAGCTGCTTGTGTTGTCACCTTGACCAACGACTACACAGGCCATCACACTTGCAGCCTCAGCTCTTGGATTGTGCACGAAAAAAATTGAAAGTGGTGtatttctgtctgcaggtagCAGGAACTCAGGTTCTGAAGGAGGCGGGGAAACCTGTAAGAGTTGCAGAAAGTGATGTGGACGTGAGTCCTTCAATGTCTTTCACATGTCCTTCACATGTTGACCTCAATATGATGCTCATGGCCTTTCAAATCCCACCAAAACTCAAAttacctttattttcattttgtgaaCTGTTGCTGGAGATGTTCTTGACATGTTTCCAAATgtttggtcacatgacaaacTGCTGATCCTGCTGTCACATCTGAGCTTCAGCATGATAAATTAGCACAGATTAATTAGGAGAGATTACAGATGGTAATTAACCTTTTAGGTTGGGTCTCACCCCCGTAATGAACTCAGTCACAGCAGTAAATGGGGGGCTGTGACACTTCAAATTAGGGTCAGACATCTTCAAACAGACACGCTCAGGTGCAAACACACTTGTGGCGCAACAAACGCGATCAGATCTGAACCTCTGTGTCCCCCTACAGGTCAAGTTGAGCCGCTTGTGTGAGCAGGACAAGATCCTGAAGGACCTGGAGCTCAAGATCAGCTCCCTGAAGGAGGACAAGGTAAGTTTTTGAATTGATGCGATTCAAGTATGAGGGACAGCTTAGGTGGACTAACTGCTGGTCCTTTTGTCTCCTGGGTGACTCCACCCCTTTAGGACAAGCTGGAGCGTGTGCTGGATTTATCCCGCCAGCAGATGGAGCAATACAGAGAGCAGCTGGGCCACAGCCAGAAGATAGCCTaccagcagaggctgctgcaggaagatcTCGTAGCCATCAGGGCCCAAATATCACGTGTATCCACGGTATGAACACTAATTAACTTGATTGATAATCGGCATCTGTTCTGGAAGTAAGTACAGCAGCATTGTGTTCTTGTGCTCTTGTAAACCTCACACAGGAGATGACGCTGGCCTGGAACGAGTACAGCAGACTGGAGAGAtctgtggagcagctgagagcagctctgcagaccCAGTTGAACCACAGCGCCGCCCTTCAGGTGAGATCTGGTACTGCAGTCGTGAAACGCTGCGGCTGCTGATTTCAGGCATTCTGAGTGAACACATGAGTCACGTTGTCATCTGCAGAAGAGCGAGCTGAAGCGTGAGCTGTGGCGGATCGAGGACGTGTTGGCCGGACTGAGCGCCAGCAAAGCCAACTACAGGATCACCATTGACTCTGTTCAGAACCCAGGTTGGTTTCTCCGGTACGCAATGCTCAGTCATCAGGTCAACATGTTTTTAGAAGTTGGAGGTCATCATCGTGAATGTAGGGGTCTCTGGGTTTGGTGCATTAACCCTGTTAACCACAGTCTTGTCCAGAAGTGATCTAGAGGCGGGGCCACAGCAATAAGACCCGGCCAACACATCAGTGATCACACGTCTGTTGTAGCTCGATGACGTCTCGCATGGCTTTGTCCAACAGAGAGGAAATTTGTGCCTTCGATGTCTGACCTGACCGTGCCTTCTCAGAGCGTGGAGGTCCAACCTCCACTTTGCACCTCCGACTTTCTGTCCACTCACCACAGCAGTGCTGTGATGACAGTGGTGAGTTTCTTTACTCTCTTGAAGGACAGTTCTTGTTTCTATTAACAGACGGTTTCTTTCCAAACACTCCTCAGTCCGAGGATATAGCCCCGCCCAGGCCACCACTGCCTCGTTTCTATGACTACGGTGATATGCCCCCTGCAGTCCCACCCCTCCCCAAAGAGGCCTCAGTCATTCGTCACACGTCGGTGCGAGGGCTGAAACGCCAgtcagatgagaggaggagggaccGGGAGAGCGGGCAGTACGTTGCTAATGGAGACGCTAAGGTTTGATGGTCTTCAGTCGAACGTTGAGACGTTTTATCAAATAGAATCTGAACCTGTTTGTGGTTTTAGTCGGAGCTGCGATCTTACCTTAGTGAACCCGAGCTGCCAGGAAAGATCCACCACAACACCGACACGGAGTACCAGCATTTACAGAGCAAAGGTCAGAAGAGAACAGGAAGTATAACCAACACGGATGTTTTTATATGTCAGTGTGTTCAATaggattttattgttgacataTAAGGATATTATTCTGATACAAAATGTGTTGCTGATTCTTTTTTCAATTCAGCTTCGTTTTCTGAGGAGCGTCAgtccacctctgtctcctcttaCGTCACACTGAGGAGAGGTCCAGGAAACTCTGCCTCCAGGGTAtgtccaaacaggaagtcagctcTGGATTTGCTGCAGAATTTTGAATTTTGTTTATTGTTGGTCTTGCTAAGGACAAAACatcctgttttgtttctttgttttctcctgtcCTCATACAGGAACGACCTCACAGTGCTTTAGATCTTCAGCTTTCCTCAAGTGAAGGTCTGCAGCCTCGAGGCCGCATGAcggcagaggagcagctggagcggATGAAgcgccaccagagggcgcttgTTCGCGAGCGTAAGAGGAACTTGAGCCAGGGTGACCACTCCTGCCtgtccacctccaccagccggcgctcctcctcttcctccagactgCCCTCGAGCACTTCTGACCCTCCGGTGGCTGTACGttaccccacccccccacgtaGCAGCAGTCATCACAGGGAGCAACACCTACACCGCCACTGCTGCTACGCAACAATCCAGCCCCCAGATACATAATCAGCTAGCAgggatgctaacatgctaactgtAATTCTGTCTTATGTGTGTATTGAATGGTTGTTAATGTTAGCACTAACAAACTAAAGACTGTGGCAGGTCGGCTAGCTGGTAACGCTTTTGTAATATTGCCAGATACAAACGAGCACAGACGAATGCTGGGAATTCTTGGATGGTTTGGACTTGGTCTTGTCTCTTAAAGGGCAAGGACACACCAACCCCGTTTGAGCCAAATTACGTTAAACACAGGTGTATTTATACCTCTTGGAAAGACCACAGCTGACCTAATCTGCACCCACTCCGCAGGAGTAGGTGGGGCTAACCTGGGTTCATACTCCAGAAAAGGGAATTGCTAATCAAAAGCAGGAATTAGATAAGATTCCAGAAATATGAGGTGCTATCAGTGACTGTTTTGTCCTCTTGATGTCACTGTTTACCTGATTTTATTGCTCCTAAAGAGGCTAATTGCTAACGCCAATGAACCAGGCTCCGCCTGATTGGGTGGGCGTGTCCCTGCCCTGAATGTCTGTGGGTGTCTGTGACAACACCGCCCTCTGGGGGGCCCTCACTGACACAATTCTGAATGTAAACCAAAACGGAAGGGCCCACAGATGTACATCTGGTGTAAGTgtacaattttatttatttactgaggGATATTTTCAGTACACAATTGTACAGATATATTTTGTAGAGTTTCTGtattcagaggaaaaaggaacaTTCAGGttgatgaaatgaaagaagCTGAAAATCATGatcatttctcattttcttctcatttcatGTACTCATTCGTTTACAAATGAGAAGTGCCTTGGTTTATGATTAATTTATTCTTTGTTCCAAGCTGACATTAATCACTTCCACAGTGAAAGCTGTTCTTTAACAGCAGATCTCATTTTTAACTGAATTCTTTGACATTTGTTGCCGAATGAGAAAGGCTTCCTgttctcttttgtgttttcaggacagactgctaatgatgctaaccTGCACAGCTAAAAGAGTAATGGTTTGAAATGTCAGTCTTCCAAGAAGACAAACTCATGACTGCTGTGATTAGACTACACTTCCCAGAATTCCCTGAGTTGCTTTTGCCAcatgtaaatgtagttttcacCAGCATATAGATGCGTTTACATGGTTTTAAATGTGAGCTTTGGCCTTCCACCGAGTATGATTGTGGATTTTTAAGGCAGAAAATCAGATGTGAAGTTTGAAGAAAGTGTAGATTTGAAGTCTTTACTGTTCCTCTGGTTCTCTTGATTTCTGCATTGCAAATAATCAAGACAGATACAGGAGATGCAATAAAGAGCAGTGGATGACTTCATCACGGGCTTTATTTTAGAAGGAGCTCTAGATTTCGAGAAAACAGATTAAGGCTAATCTGAGATTTGAGACATTTGTGGAAGGTTGAGACCTTCCACAACTGGTAGAAACAGAAGGTTGAtttagtttttcatttttcctggAGCAAAAGTCACTTTTGAAGATTTGTGGTTGTAGAACTGGTTCTCGTGATGCCCCCATATTTCTTCAGAACTAAGATAACAAAATAGTtttggagagaaaaagaagTAAAGTAGAAAAAATGATTACCTAAATCAATGAGATGATTTGCACATGTAGATAATTTAATCTGGACAATAAAGACTTTCTGTTTGTGAAagcttctctctgctcttttctaacctgggtggatggatgttgggtagatggatggatgacgggtGTTTCTCTGATTCACATCAAGGCCGCTATCCTCCaatcagctcctgctgctggatttaCAGGATGCCTGCATGGCTTTGGTGAATGATTACTCACAAGTAACaagcacactcacacatgcaagcACAACTTTATCTAAAGTGAACAGTTTAGTGTTTGTCTTCCTCGAGCTGCagcacactgagctgcaggtgcatcatttcagtttttaaatgttatttttatattCTGATTTTGATCGTTTTAACATCAGGACATGGAGTCAACACAAGCTCTGCAAACTGTTATGAAAAGTCAGTCTTCTGAAATTATGTCATTGATCTAAAGATTCCTGGGAATATTATACTATATTACACTTCAACTGTGTAAAATTGTGCAGGTGCTGTTTCTGTTATAAATGAAAAGTCGTTTTCAGGAAGAACCAATAAAATCACAGAATCATGGCATCTCTGCCCCTCTGCAGGTGTTTGATTTGCAGGAGCATTTCTGGGTGGATGGACACATTGAAGAAGGCTGGAATGTAGCAAGTGGGAGGGGCCAGCCAAAGGCCCCTCCCACTCATCTACGAGAGATGGACTTGGAGCCTGTGGACTATGACCTGGACATCAGCCGAGAGGTAGAACCTCAGTTAGAAGAAGAGTAGCTGCTGAGGAGGCTATTGTAACTGACTTGTGTTCCCCACGTGCAGCTTTCCAAACCACAGAAGGTTCCCATCCCAGAGCGTTACATCGAGTCCGACTCTGAGGAGCCCCCGAGTCCAGAGGAGTTGGAGAAACGCTGGCAACGCACTGAGCGCATCAAAAACCTCCTGGCCAGATCCAGGTAACAGGTTACTTTTACTGAGTTCTGCTGGGTTCTTCGACACTAACTGCGGTTCTGCCCACCCCACTTTCTTCATCAGTGTTCAGAACCTTCAACCTTGTGCAACGCTGGACTTCTCCGAGCTTTGTTTGGttcttcagcagcaggaaagGATCATGAACGTGTCTCAGGTTCTGGCTTCAGAGGCCTCACAGAAGAGCAAACTGGTGGCAGGTCGGTTCCACAATTCATCAATATGATCAAAATAATCAACGCAATTACACACGTTAACCCGACCGAGGACCCAGACCCGAGTCTCTTCCGGGTCACCTTCAACATATTTGAAGTACATGAAGGtaaaacttcctgttttggttGGAGTCAGTTAACGAAGCTCAGTTTGATCCCAGAGCTTTGATCTAGAGGTCGATAAATTATTTGTGAGTaaacccagcagggggcacctCGTGGCTCTGCTGGATGTGGTCTCAACTAACTGGATCTTCCAGGAATAAACAGCTCCTTTTTAATTTTCGAAGATCGACGTTCAAGTAGAGTATAAAAAGGAGGAATGAGCAATAGATCAGAtaaaaaatggtgttttctcGCCTTCAGCCAAAGCTACTGCGGAACACTGAGTCTCAGAACCACCGTGGAACCAGAGGCACCTCCTCATCCCCCAGCTTCTGCAGAACTTCaaatcttttaattttttggtAAATCATGAATAAAAAGTTCTGGTACTTGTCTGTTTTTGGAATGTTCATaaatcacaaaataaaaccTAATAAAGTccattatttcctttatttgagTGTAAATAATCCTAAATACTGATTTTAGACCTTGAACAGAAATGTGAAGATCCGAATTAGATCTGTTGATCAGACGGTTGAACATCAAACTACATGTGGAGGGAGCGTCTCCGTGGTAACATGGAGatttatgtttaaaaatgtcccAAAAGAAAGGCATCTGCATGCAGAGCAGAAAGCATGTGTAGGTACACTGATAGAATCACATTTGGTTCTGAGACCGATGATTGATTTAAAGTTCTGTACAGACAAATTAATAAATGTACAAATGTGGCATTTGTGAAAAAACTGCCTGCTTACAAACATCTATGTTGACTTGACAAAGGTCATTTTGTACGTGTGTTTATGGTTGTGGGTTCCTCTGTCGGCGCTGGCTTCACTCTGCTTTGAGCTTTGCTCTGAGCTCTTGTCctctgcttttgggtcctgctCGTTATCCTGAGGTTCTGTCGCAGACAGTTTGGGCTCGGCTGCTTCGGGCTGAGTGGTGGGTGGGTCTGGAACCGGTTCCGGCTGCAGAAAGATACAAACGCTTCACCATCACCATTTTAACgaaacaaaacagaagacagaggaaaATTTCAGTGTGTCGAGACATCCAGACAGACGGTTCCACACCTCCATCAGGGTTCAGCCCAGCAGCCATTACTGCTGGACCCAGTCTGATTCAGCTCTAGTCACAGAGATCTTCACTTTTGTACTTTACTTGTTGTAAAGTGGGGATGATCTCATTCCTGATGCCTCACCTCGCTGAAACCCAGTCCACAGTGTCTCCGGTTCCGGCCCGAGAGCTTTCCTTCCATGCCCTGCTGGTATTGCATCTCCAGCTCCTCGTTGATCTTCTCATCCTCCGTTCCTGAAGAATAAACAGCGTCACAGCGGGAACGCCAGCCGCCTCATTTCTGTCCTCACATGGACAGATCTGAGCGGCCGGCGTGGAGCAGAGAGGCTGTGTTAATCGCACTGGACATAACCGTTGTGGGTAACAGGCAAAAGAGCTGTAGCCTTAAAAAATCTCTGCTGGAGGCCTCACCACTGCGGACATGCGACGTTGACTTGTGGTCACCGATAACGAGGCGTCCTGTGTGTTCCTTCTGGAAGAAATGGAAACATGACAGTTGTTGGATTCTGGTTTCATGGACTTCACATTCAGACTGTCTTTTTCCAGACTCACCTTCCCTGCGCCCATCAGACGTAGAAACTTTTGCTTCCTTTCATCACTTCCTAGATCTGCCGATGACCAATTTGTAGATCCATCCTACAAAAAAATCGGTGGTCATGTCCAATTCATCAGAAACACCCTGTTCTGGACAATTAAAGGCTCTCGATCATTAACTTTCCAAGTTAATGGTTCCTATTtcaaatcaaagagaaaaatcgACCTCACAATGGTCTCATTTCAACCAGCTTCACGATGATAAATTGCCTTTAATTGTAACTTATATCATGCGTCAAAGGGCAAGGTCTGAAACCTGGTTTACGCAGGTTAACCGCGTTTCAAGCTGCAAACACTTGATGTTTATACCAAGACTCAAATGACAAACTGGTGAATAAATAGAGCGCATGACGTGGTTTACTTGATTCTATGTTTTCTTTCAGAGTTACTGCATGTTAGAAACGAGTAATCATGCTGAACCTGTTAGCCAGCGAGTTAATGGTAATGTAAATTCTCCTTAAATAAAGCAGTGCGTAGATCTTCTAGGTCGTCTTACGTCACTCGGAGATGCGGCTCTTTTAGTTCCGTGTTTGTTCTCCGAAGAACTCATTCTGGACCAAATATATTTCGTTAATTTTGCAAACCAAACAGAAGCTAATTGGTTTTGTCAACAAACGAACGACTCACTACTTCCGGTGTTTTCTTCGTTAGTTTTGGTAACTATTTGTTCTCTGTCGCCCCTGGCGGTTTGCCGTAACATGCCATCAATTTCTGCTAAGCGAACGTTGACACGTTCAGCTAAAACATCCAACGCaatttaaaaagctaaaataaagaaacatAATTTACCGGCATTTCGTGATTTGAAGCCTCCATCCCGATGAGTTTCAGGCGTTTTTTGGCATCTTTTTTATCTGGCGTTGACTTCTTACTGGTCAATTATCCATTGATCAATGAAtggtaacaacaacaacaataataaaagtaCAACCATCACTGGCTAAAATTACCATTTGAATATTTACTTTGCTGATTTCGTTAATCCAaattattattgtaattgttatta
This window harbors:
- the LOC130536246 gene encoding pleckstrin homology domain-containing family A member 7-like isoform X3, giving the protein MAAPLGRDSLPGRWSYGVCRDGRVFFIDDDTQTTTWLHPRSGDPVNSGHMIRSDLPRGWEEGFTIEGVSFFINHNQRGSTFRHPLTGQMSAESSDFILQEQSQGGCMMSSTTVSEASTTVTSSTVDSTSKGSRSSSGKVHSFGKRHQSIRRNPNAPVVVRGWLYKQDSSGMRLWKRKWFVLADFCLFYYKDSREETVLGSIPLPSYVVSAVGADDHISRKFAFKVSHTGMPSFIYKQSTVVGSQAEHSGMRTYYFSADTQEDMNTWLKAMNEAAKMQNRNEATIKSSNTFGRPNMLSQHAVPQTNHVSANTINTPHLENTRPIHEVLLEPIQHDKVDCCSLRKDSPVADMFEQPSVTLEMDTHLSLPTTSTQSAFQQTDSLSVSAPVSRIPSRAPSRGASTLPSGVCLRNGLVSAPSPILEPNGIAAGTYQRGPNLAPADCQQQLKRRSTLDQVEQWIQVQKADSRGDNTLPRRTPPTQHKFTTLDTYQTPPRTPRQSPPPARLGEYKYAQDRLSHFRLTPEQGASGSNTVLQLYEWQQRHQFRHGSPTAPLYTPAPEYPFGPRPPATVPPSSSAPRIEGQPRCVSVPPSSADHPPPGPPPGTRTLSPTRRPHTPAERLTVRPVEERTVVDLPFTVSPRRSKSQLLKATTLERHSMPSGYITHTVSAPSLHGKTPEELTLLLIQLRRHRAKMASARQEMLAQLGKFDPTEEPYHHVPSDTTASSPFLCSAPSSVSHLSRLGPSSPLRSFNTKADDTYMQLKKDLEYLDLKIRALEPLIVVVHSLLLHCTAGPLRPVMNVAGTQVLKEAGKPVRVAESDVDVKLSRLCEQDKILKDLELKISSLKEDKDKLERVLDLSRQQMEQYREQLGHSQKIAYQQRLLQEDLVAIRAQISRVSTEMTLAWNEYSRLERSVEQLRAALQTQLNHSAALQKSELKRELWRIEDVLAGLSASKANYRITIDSVQNPERKFVPSMSDLTVPSQSVEVQPPLCTSDFLSTHHSSAVMTVSEDIAPPRPPLPRFYDYGDMPPAVPPLPKEASVIRHTSVRGLKRQSDERRRDRESGQYVANGDAKSELRSYLSEPELPGKIHHNTDTEYQHLQSKASFSEERQSTSVSSYVTLRRGPGNSASRERPHSALDLQLSSSEGLQPRGRMTAEEQLERMKRHQRALVRERKRNLSQGDHSCLSTSTSRRSSSSSRLPSSTSDPPVAVFDLQEHFWVDGHIEEGWNVASGRGQPKAPPTHLREMDLEPVDYDLDISRELSKPQKVPIPERYIESDSEEPPSPEELEKRWQRTERIKNLLARSSVQNLQPCATLDFSELCLVLQQQERIMNVSQVLASEASQKSKLVAGRFHNSSI